One genomic region from Pempheris klunzingeri isolate RE-2024b chromosome 4, fPemKlu1.hap1, whole genome shotgun sequence encodes:
- the rnf26 gene encoding E3 ubiquitin-protein ligase RNF26: MGLVNFVISTVGKCLDAVCFLLDLNFLIVHTVVRTILAVFTFITSLPALLLSSLLELGNFILFGLMSAAEATSHVAQGTVTMLGSLVLALEGLLESLKMVGYLSMHVLLRGKEHLYRGLLSVLEGCGIAVSLVVYFINTVVNFALIATQNIYLAVVSVWQTVSSPLQKVLELTLTSFTFLYSSLVGTSAFLWSPCKLVLDFLVSLVHMFISIFILNIYGLLLTVTIALTTTAYLNPELTRQAAVRIVDYINSFPALHRLYLALHRLASVLRSVPHFVRSAAQRLPRILHHLCLLERGLWQQLSRLSSQLGLALRTQLHRDNTNRVRGDGDPGEERRDPPDGRAGDGAHQELLDLVFPSSSTDRPLKKQSSSGKDCTPLPAENLLTLLKEQEDRKKCVICQDCTKTVVLLPCRHLCLCRDCTNILLRQPIYQQNCPLCRHMILNTMDVYL; encoded by the coding sequence ATGGGTCTGGTGAACTTTGTAATCTCCACTGTGGGAAAATGCCTGGACGCCGTCTGCTTTCTGCTGGACCTGAACTTCCTCATCGTCCACACGGTGGTGCGGACCATCCTGGCGGTTTTCACCTTCATAACCAGCCTGCCCGCACTCCTCCTCAGCTCGCTGCTGGAGCTGGGGAACTTCATCCTGTTTGGCTTGATGTCCGCGGCCGAGGCGACGTCACACGTGGCTCAGGGGACCGTCACCATGCTGGGCAGCTTGGTGCTGGCTCTGGAGGGGCTGCTGGAGAGCCTGAAAATGGTGGGCTACCTGTCCATGCACGTCCTGCTTCGTGGGAAGGAGCACCTGTATCGAGGTCTGCTGTCCGTGCTGGAGGGCTGTGGCATCGCCGTCAGCCTGGTGGTGTATTTCATTAACACCGTGGTCAACTTTGCACTCATTGCCACCCAGAACATTTACTTGGCGGTTGTCAGCGTGTGGCAGACAGTCTCCAGCCCGCTGCAGAAAGTGCTGGAGCTCACGCTGACCTCCTTCACCTTCCTGTACAGCAGCCTGGTTGGGACTTCGGCGTTCCTGTGGTCTCCCTGCAAGCTGGTGTTGGACTTTCTGGTCTCACTGGTTCATATGTTTATCAGCATCTTCATACTGAACATCTATGGCCTCCTGCTCACTGTCACTATTGCTCTAACTACCACGGCCTACCTGAACCCAGAGCTGACCCGACAGGCCGCTGTGCGAATCGTGGATTACATTAACTCTTTTCCTGCCCTGCACAGACTTTATTTGGCTCTCCACCGCCTGGCTTCAGTCTTGCGGAGCGTCCCGCATTTTGTTCGCAGTGCCGCGCAGCGCCTGCCGAGGATCCTCCATCACCTCTGCCTGTTAGAGAGAGGACTTTGGCAGCAGCTGTCTCGACTCAGCAGCCAACTAGGTCTGGCTCTGAGGACGCAGCTCCACAGGGACAACACTAACAGAGTACGCGGCGATGGCGACCCTGGAGAGGAGAGACGGGACCCACCAGATGGAAGAGCAGGAGACGGAGCCcaccaggagctgctggatttAGTTTTCCCCTCATCGAGCACAGACAGACCGCTGAAGAAGCAGTCGTCCTCAGGCAAAGACTGTACACCTCTGCCTGCTGAGAATCTGCTGACTCTcctgaaggagcaggaggacaggaagaagTGTGTGATCTGTCAGGACTGTACCAAGACAGTGGTGCTGCTGCCATGCAGGCATCTCTGTTTGTGTAGAGACTGTACAAACATCCTGCTGAGGCAGCCCATCTACCAACAGAACTGCCCGCTGTGTCGGCACATGATCCTCAACACAATGGACGTGTATCTATGA
- the c1qtnf5 gene encoding complement C1q tumor necrosis factor-related protein 5 isoform X1: MAQKCCNSSNWSSSCSRGTAMTLLRLLPLLNSLLVLQVHLSNQLEDNKIPPSLCTGHPGIPGSPGANGSPGQPGRDGRDGRDAAPGEKGEKGDRGSPGETGLRGLTGDSGDRGEKGERGQAGECAVAPKSAFSAKLSEGHALPLMVGDVVRFDKVMLNEQGDFNAETGRFTCKVPGVYYFAVHATVYRASLQFDLMKNAHTVASYFQFYGNWPKPASLSGGSLLHLVPGDQVWVQMALSEYNGFYSSTKTDSTFTGFLVYSDWKNSAVFA, from the exons ATGGCTCAGAAATGTTGCAACAGTTCCAACTGGTCATCATCCTGCAG ccGTGGCACTGCAATGACCTTGCTCAGGCTTTTACCCTTGTTAAActccctcctcgtcctccaAGTCCATCTTTCCAACCAGTTAGAAGACAACAAGATCCCTCCAAGTCTGTGCACGGGTCACCCTGGTATCCCGGGCTCTCCTGGAGCTAATGGCAGTCCTGGTCAGCCGGGGAGAGACGGGAGGGACGGGAGAGATGCTGCTCCGGGGgagaagggagagaagggggacAGGGGAAGCCCAG gtGAGACAGGCCTGCGAGGCCTGACTGGGGACAGTGGTGACCgaggagaaaagggggagagggggCAGGCAGGAGAGTGTGCAGTGGCCCCCAAATCAGCCTTCAGTGCCAAACTATCGGAGGGCCATGCTTTACCCCTCATGGTCGGCGACGTAGTCCGCTTCGACAAGGTCATGCTCAATGAGCAGGGCGACTTCAACGCAGAGACGGGACGCTTCACCTGCAAAGTCCCTGGAGTTTACTACTTTGCCGTCCACGCCACAGTCTACCGCGCCAGCCTCCAGTTTGACCTGATGAAAAACGCACACACGGTGGCTTCTTATTTCCAATTTTATGGCAACTGGCCCAAACCGGCGTCTCTGTCAGGTGGCTCCCTGCTCCACCTCGTCCCTGGTGACCAGGTGTGGGTCCAGATGGCGCTGTCAGAGTATAACGGATTTTACTCCAGCACCAAGACAGACAGCACGTTCACCGGCTTCCTGGTGTACTCAGACTGGAAAAACTCTGCAGTGTTTGCATGA
- the c1qtnf5 gene encoding complement C1q tumor necrosis factor-related protein 5 isoform X2, which produces MTLLRLLPLLNSLLVLQVHLSNQLEDNKIPPSLCTGHPGIPGSPGANGSPGQPGRDGRDGRDAAPGEKGEKGDRGSPGETGLRGLTGDSGDRGEKGERGQAGECAVAPKSAFSAKLSEGHALPLMVGDVVRFDKVMLNEQGDFNAETGRFTCKVPGVYYFAVHATVYRASLQFDLMKNAHTVASYFQFYGNWPKPASLSGGSLLHLVPGDQVWVQMALSEYNGFYSSTKTDSTFTGFLVYSDWKNSAVFA; this is translated from the exons ATGACCTTGCTCAGGCTTTTACCCTTGTTAAActccctcctcgtcctccaAGTCCATCTTTCCAACCAGTTAGAAGACAACAAGATCCCTCCAAGTCTGTGCACGGGTCACCCTGGTATCCCGGGCTCTCCTGGAGCTAATGGCAGTCCTGGTCAGCCGGGGAGAGACGGGAGGGACGGGAGAGATGCTGCTCCGGGGgagaagggagagaagggggacAGGGGAAGCCCAG gtGAGACAGGCCTGCGAGGCCTGACTGGGGACAGTGGTGACCgaggagaaaagggggagagggggCAGGCAGGAGAGTGTGCAGTGGCCCCCAAATCAGCCTTCAGTGCCAAACTATCGGAGGGCCATGCTTTACCCCTCATGGTCGGCGACGTAGTCCGCTTCGACAAGGTCATGCTCAATGAGCAGGGCGACTTCAACGCAGAGACGGGACGCTTCACCTGCAAAGTCCCTGGAGTTTACTACTTTGCCGTCCACGCCACAGTCTACCGCGCCAGCCTCCAGTTTGACCTGATGAAAAACGCACACACGGTGGCTTCTTATTTCCAATTTTATGGCAACTGGCCCAAACCGGCGTCTCTGTCAGGTGGCTCCCTGCTCCACCTCGTCCCTGGTGACCAGGTGTGGGTCCAGATGGCGCTGTCAGAGTATAACGGATTTTACTCCAGCACCAAGACAGACAGCACGTTCACCGGCTTCCTGGTGTACTCAGACTGGAAAAACTCTGCAGTGTTTGCATGA